A single region of the Plantactinospora soyae genome encodes:
- a CDS encoding MarR family winged helix-turn-helix transcriptional regulator has translation MGEVDLLRTVTSFDRLLRLLRRLTTPDGLSLTAASTLYRLEEFGAQRISDLAVAEGVTQPGMTQLVTRLERDGLAERRGDQGDRRVVAVAITQAGRELVLRRRRARATTLSHLLDGLSVQERAAIELSLRVLDRLADSAPTSSKAGSGTE, from the coding sequence GTGGGCGAGGTTGATCTGCTGCGCACCGTGACCAGCTTCGACCGCCTGCTGCGGCTGCTGCGCCGGCTCACCACCCCGGACGGGTTGAGCCTGACGGCGGCCTCCACGCTGTACCGGCTGGAGGAGTTCGGTGCACAGCGGATCTCCGACCTGGCCGTCGCCGAAGGGGTGACCCAGCCCGGGATGACCCAACTGGTCACCCGGCTGGAACGGGACGGGCTGGCCGAGCGGCGCGGCGACCAGGGCGATCGGCGGGTGGTGGCGGTCGCGATCACCCAGGCGGGACGCGAACTCGTGCTCCGCCGTCGTCGCGCCCGCGCCACGACGCTGTCCCACCTGCTCGACGGACTCTCCGTGCAGGAGCGCGCGGCGATCGAGTTGTCGCTCCGGGTGCTGGACCGACTCGCCGACTCGGCACCGACCTCGTCCAAAGCAGGGAGCGGGACGGAATGA
- a CDS encoding ABC transporter substrate-binding protein, whose translation MTVLSGCTAQTEAPKDSRIELSVFWWGGDRRAELTKQALEIYTERYPDVTFKFTWQGNAGYFDRLSTEAAAGNAPDLFQIDDNYLTEYAQREILLDLTDYVRADLLDLRKLPNGLAQSSQVTGRTVAAAAAENTPGLIYNKTLLARLDMPEPHIGMSYEDFLSWAEEVTERSDGKIAGTMDPSADYKALWLWLRSQDKELYRGRQVGFTEGDLVRWFDMWRGARASKAAPKAEVIKPANSGDVTKQLVTSGKAATSFVWSNQLSELQKLTKDKLGLVSYPGDPKAQWARASLYWAGFRGTRHPETVVHVIDFLVNDARAGSILGTERGLSANLDVRKAVEQSLTDESMKMSVAFETDMTERFGAAPVPPPKGHATIKALLIQAAESVQFGQATSKEAAAAFISQANAALTS comes from the coding sequence GTGACCGTGCTGAGCGGTTGTACCGCACAAACCGAGGCCCCAAAGGACAGTCGGATCGAACTCTCCGTCTTCTGGTGGGGTGGTGACCGCCGGGCGGAGCTGACCAAACAGGCGCTGGAGATCTACACCGAGCGGTACCCGGACGTGACCTTCAAGTTCACCTGGCAGGGCAACGCCGGGTACTTCGATCGGCTGTCGACCGAGGCCGCCGCCGGCAACGCGCCCGATCTGTTCCAGATCGACGACAACTACCTGACCGAGTACGCACAGCGCGAGATCCTGCTGGACCTGACCGACTACGTACGGGCCGACCTGCTCGACCTGCGCAAGTTGCCGAACGGTCTGGCCCAGTCCAGCCAGGTGACCGGCCGTACGGTCGCCGCGGCCGCCGCCGAGAACACTCCCGGCCTGATCTACAACAAGACCCTGCTCGCCCGGCTCGACATGCCCGAGCCACACATCGGAATGTCCTACGAGGACTTTCTTTCCTGGGCCGAGGAGGTCACCGAACGCAGCGACGGAAAGATCGCCGGCACGATGGATCCGTCGGCCGACTACAAGGCGCTGTGGTTGTGGCTGCGGTCCCAGGACAAGGAGCTCTACCGGGGCCGGCAGGTGGGCTTCACCGAGGGCGACCTGGTCCGGTGGTTCGACATGTGGCGGGGAGCCCGGGCGAGCAAGGCGGCGCCGAAGGCCGAGGTCATCAAGCCCGCCAACAGCGGCGACGTCACCAAACAGCTCGTCACCAGCGGCAAGGCCGCGACCTCGTTCGTCTGGTCGAACCAGCTCTCCGAGTTGCAGAAGCTGACCAAGGACAAGCTCGGTCTGGTCAGCTATCCCGGCGACCCGAAGGCACAGTGGGCCCGGGCGTCGCTCTACTGGGCCGGCTTCCGCGGCACCCGGCATCCCGAGACCGTGGTGCACGTCATCGACTTCCTGGTCAACGACGCCAGGGCCGGCAGCATCCTCGGCACCGAACGGGGCCTGAGCGCCAACCTGGACGTGCGGAAGGCGGTGGAGCAGTCGCTGACCGACGAGAGCATGAAGATGTCGGTCGCCTTCGAGACGGACATGACCGAGCGGTTCGGTGCGGCCCCGGTTCCGCCGCCGAAGGGTCACGCCACGATCAAGGCGCTGCTGATCCAGGCGGCGGAGAGCGTCCAGTTCGGCCAGGCGACCTCCAAGGAGGCGGCAGCGGCCTTCATCAGCCAGGCCAACGCGGCGTTGACGAGCTAG
- a CDS encoding phosphoribosylaminoimidazolesuccinocarboxamide synthase encodes MELLHSGKVRDVYADGDDLILVASDRVSVYDVALPTPIPDKGKLLTALSLWWFEQLADLVPHHVISATDVPAEFAGRAIRVRRLEMIPVECIARGYLTGSGIKEYEKTGSVCGVPLPPGLTEASILPEPIFTPTTKAPQGEHDEAITFADVVATVGAETAEQLRAITLNVYRRGAELAADRGILVADTKLELGWASDGTMMLGDEVLTSDSSRFWPADSYQPGREQMSLSKQFVRDWAVGTGWDKSGPAPEMPPEIVDATRARYVEVYERLTGRRW; translated from the coding sequence GTGGAACTGCTGCATTCAGGCAAGGTCAGGGACGTGTACGCCGACGGCGACGACCTGATCCTGGTCGCCTCGGACCGGGTGTCGGTCTACGACGTGGCGCTGCCGACCCCGATCCCGGACAAGGGCAAGCTGCTCACCGCGTTGTCGCTGTGGTGGTTCGAACAGCTGGCCGACCTGGTGCCCCACCACGTGATCTCGGCTACCGACGTACCGGCCGAGTTCGCCGGGCGGGCGATCCGGGTCCGTCGGCTGGAGATGATCCCGGTCGAGTGCATCGCGCGCGGCTACCTGACCGGTTCCGGCATCAAGGAGTACGAGAAGACCGGTTCCGTCTGCGGCGTACCGCTGCCACCCGGGCTGACGGAGGCGTCGATCCTGCCCGAGCCGATCTTCACGCCGACGACGAAGGCGCCGCAGGGCGAGCACGACGAGGCGATCACCTTCGCCGACGTGGTCGCCACGGTCGGGGCCGAGACCGCCGAGCAGCTCCGCGCGATCACCCTGAACGTCTACCGGCGCGGCGCCGAGCTGGCCGCCGATCGGGGAATCCTGGTCGCCGACACCAAGCTGGAACTGGGCTGGGCGTCCGACGGCACGATGATGCTCGGCGACGAGGTGCTCACCTCCGACTCGTCGCGCTTCTGGCCGGCCGACTCGTACCAGCCCGGACGCGAGCAGATGTCGCTGAGCAAGCAGTTCGTCCGGGACTGGGCGGTCGGCACCGGCTGGGACAAGTCGGGACCGGCCCCGGAGATGCCGCCGGAGATCGTCGACGCGACCCGGGCCCGCTACGTCGAGGTCTACGAACGGCTCACCGGCCGCCGCTGGTAG
- a CDS encoding glycosyltransferase, with the protein MRIVRLANFVTESSGGLRTALRELGTGYAAAGHDPVLVVPGRRDGDEETGQGRVITLASPAVPGMGGYRVILDRPRLARLLRELRPDRLEISDRTTLRWTGAWARRYGVRTVMVSHESLDGLLRLLPGGHRRLADRLNARTAGAHDQLVCTTSWAAAEFHRIGARNVVQVPLGVDLEHFRPDRYDPLLRAEHAGKDELLLLHCGRLSPEKRPERSLAALTELRARGVPAVLVVVGDGPRRAGLAAAAARRGDPVRFLRYVGDRDRLAGLLASADVVLAPGPVETFGLAALEALASGTPVVASAESALPEVVGTAGLAASGEGPAYADAVLELASRAAELRRAAARQQAERFPWSASVAGFLTAHDLGVDVPAATSGGR; encoded by the coding sequence GTGAGAATCGTCCGACTGGCCAACTTCGTCACCGAGAGCTCCGGCGGGCTGCGTACCGCCCTGCGGGAACTCGGTACCGGCTACGCGGCGGCCGGGCACGACCCGGTGCTGGTGGTGCCCGGCCGGCGTGACGGTGACGAGGAGACCGGACAGGGCCGGGTCATCACGCTGGCCAGTCCGGCCGTCCCCGGGATGGGCGGCTACCGGGTGATCCTCGACCGGCCCCGGCTGGCCCGGCTGCTCCGGGAGCTGCGCCCGGACCGGCTGGAGATCTCCGACCGGACGACGCTGCGCTGGACCGGTGCCTGGGCCCGGCGGTACGGCGTCCGCACCGTGATGGTCTCGCACGAGAGTCTCGACGGGCTGCTCCGGCTGCTTCCCGGTGGCCACCGCCGGCTGGCCGACCGGCTCAACGCCAGGACCGCCGGCGCGCACGACCAACTCGTCTGCACCACCTCCTGGGCGGCCGCGGAGTTCCACCGGATCGGTGCCCGGAACGTGGTCCAGGTACCGCTCGGCGTCGACCTCGAACACTTCCGTCCGGACCGGTACGACCCGTTGCTGCGCGCGGAGCACGCCGGGAAGGACGAACTGCTCCTGCTGCACTGCGGTCGACTGTCGCCGGAGAAGCGCCCCGAGCGTTCCCTGGCCGCGCTGACCGAGCTGCGCGCCCGGGGCGTACCCGCCGTTCTGGTCGTGGTCGGCGACGGGCCGCGCCGGGCCGGGTTGGCCGCGGCGGCGGCACGTCGCGGCGACCCGGTCCGGTTCCTCCGGTACGTCGGCGACCGCGACCGGCTGGCGGGCCTGCTCGCCAGCGCGGACGTGGTGCTCGCGCCCGGCCCCGTGGAGACGTTCGGCCTGGCGGCGCTGGAGGCACTGGCCAGCGGTACGCCGGTAGTGGCGAGCGCGGAGAGTGCGCTTCCGGAGGTGGTCGGCACCGCCGGGCTGGCCGCGTCCGGCGAGGGTCCGGCGTACGCCGACGCCGTCCTGGAACTGGCGAGCCGCGCTGCCGAGCTGCGCCGGGCAGCCGCCCGACAGCAGGCCGAACGCTTTCCGTGGTCCGCGTCGGTGGCCGGCTTCCTCACCGCGCACGACCTGGGCGTGGACGTTCCGGCCGCTACCAGCGGCGGCCGGTGA
- a CDS encoding glycosyltransferase family 4 protein: MRIAIVTESFPPDVNGVAHSVVRVAEHLVRRGHQPMVIAPQPSSGIRDSTPALPYPVVRLPSVPMPGYPQLRIGLPGRELAAALRAHGTDVVHLASPFVLGARGVAAARSMGLPSVAVYQTDIAAYARAYRVRMTEATAWRWLRWVHNSAARTLAPSTATATALHEHGIERVWLWQRGVDSVRFHPEHRSAALRRALAPDGEVLVGYVGRLAVEKRVDLLAGVSALPGVRVVVVGDGPAAGALRRCLPGALFLGPRHGRQLARIYASLDVFAHTGPYETFGQTVQEAMASGLPVVAPAAGGPLDLVEPGRTGHLVPPDDATAFTDAVAGLAADPGRRAAYGRAGRAAVGGRTWTAIGDEVIGHYTAVLADARTTGLPRPGRLFRPRQAAA; the protein is encoded by the coding sequence ATGCGGATCGCGATCGTCACGGAGTCGTTCCCGCCGGACGTCAACGGAGTCGCCCATTCGGTCGTACGGGTGGCCGAACACCTGGTACGGCGGGGACACCAGCCGATGGTCATCGCCCCGCAGCCGTCGTCCGGAATCCGGGACAGTACCCCGGCGCTGCCGTACCCGGTGGTCCGGCTGCCCTCGGTGCCGATGCCCGGCTATCCGCAGCTCCGGATCGGCCTGCCCGGTCGGGAACTGGCGGCGGCGCTGCGCGCCCACGGCACCGACGTGGTGCACCTGGCCAGCCCGTTCGTGCTCGGTGCCCGGGGCGTGGCGGCGGCCCGGTCGATGGGCCTGCCGTCGGTCGCCGTCTACCAGACCGACATCGCGGCGTACGCCCGCGCGTACCGGGTCAGGATGACCGAGGCGACCGCCTGGCGCTGGCTGCGCTGGGTGCACAACTCGGCGGCCCGCACCCTGGCCCCGTCCACCGCCACCGCGACGGCGCTGCACGAACACGGCATCGAGCGGGTGTGGCTGTGGCAGCGCGGCGTCGACAGCGTCCGATTCCATCCCGAGCACCGCAGTGCGGCGCTGCGCCGGGCACTCGCCCCGGACGGCGAGGTCCTGGTCGGTTACGTGGGCCGGTTGGCGGTGGAGAAGCGGGTGGACCTGCTCGCCGGGGTGAGCGCGCTGCCCGGCGTACGGGTGGTGGTGGTCGGGGACGGGCCCGCCGCCGGAGCGCTGCGGCGCTGCCTACCGGGCGCGCTGTTCCTCGGTCCCCGGCACGGCCGGCAACTGGCCCGGATCTACGCCAGCCTCGACGTGTTCGCACACACCGGCCCCTACGAGACGTTCGGCCAGACCGTGCAGGAGGCGATGGCCAGCGGCCTGCCCGTGGTGGCACCCGCCGCCGGCGGCCCGCTGGACCTGGTCGAACCCGGCCGGACGGGTCACCTGGTTCCGCCTGACGACGCCACCGCGTTCACCGACGCGGTCGCCGGGCTCGCCGCCGATCCCGGACGCCGGGCGGCGTACGGCCGGGCGGGTCGGGCCGCCGTCGGAGGGCGGACCTGGACGGCGATCGGCGACGAGGTGATCGGGCACTACACGGCGGTGCTCGCCGACGCCCGGACGACCGGCCTTCCCCGCCCCGGCCGGCTGTTCCGGCCCCGGCAGGCCGCCGCGTGA
- a CDS encoding nSTAND1 domain-containing NTPase, which translates to MPRPEGELGPGTPAVLEFAAGLRLLREKAGHPGYRELARRAHFSATTLSEAAGGRRLPTLAVTLAYVAACGGDATEWAERWRRIAREELPGDGTPGALGRSDDAPYQGLLAYGPDRADWFFGREDVVDDLRRRLSDRRFVALFGASGSGKSSVLRAGLVPSVTGRPEQPPVLVLTPGPDPVGELAVHLARLLRVPAGALRADLGTDPSRLHLAVRQLLAEAGGTGSGTGYAAAEADLWLVVDQFEEIFTLCRDPSERAGFVTALLTATAAPDSRLRVVLGVRADFYGRCVELPELVTALTDAQVLVGPMTAAQVRDAVVRPAERAGAMVEGVLVSTIVAQVADRAGALPVASHVLLEAWRRRRGNAVTLAGYQAAGGVDGAVAQTAERVWQEFDPDRRRAARHVLLRMVEIGSDGDGRGVHHRVDRAELPTARRVDRTELDETDALTTEVLERLAEARLVTLDDRSVRLAHEALLDAWPRLRRWLEEDLDGVRVHRQLTQAAAVWRSLGHDPGGLYRGLALSRATAWAEAHPAGLTGPEREFLDASRHADDQRATVRRHRRRLLGVALAGVVAVVTVLASVAVVQAGQARGQRDLAVRRQLVAAARAQMPRDPQLAFLLARRAFEARPDAEAETVLRQATLNWRGVATRQVFDTRLKNAALTPDGRYVVAAHPEGTVWRWDASTPDRSPVRLPDPGRDMHALAISGDGRWVASGHHHPEVRLWDGSDPTRGPILLPGHRGPVLDVRFSPDGRQLATGDGDGAIRIWTLPGTPRARVLPHGGRGGTYSLAWSPDGRRLAAATLAAPARVWDVTAPDRPPVELPESTGSADGLLFSPDSRRVAGVDNVVAEGSTLRLWNVDGDPPMVLGRLRGVLPAVFSPDGRRLVTKNSYGVIAFWDTSGTAEPLPLRGHAGAVCAITLAPDGRLVSVGADGTVRSWDVGGGYHPAITHPHDGLVHAARFSPDGRHLASAGIYDGTVRIWPVPATAPVPPAAASVQQNSSGIPAESDSGTPAESGSGTPVDRDGAGAPVVLPGHAGMTMDVAFTPDGTRLASLDAAGTVRVWDWPGARRLAAFEAGPASRITFAPDGRRLLTSGSGGIRLWEQLDGARPAPVELALTGSGAAFSPDGTRLATGAEDGTVEVRALDGGTVATLSGGTEPVSSVSFSPDGEAIAGLGRDGTIRIWPAGGGAPRVVLASAGQGTATTRLAYTPDGRHLAILGGEELTGIQLWAVDGATEPVTLRTLGPGPLGFGFAPDGERIATVHSDGSVRIWACDVCGPVDRLLAAAGARATRPFTADERRTFLLDSLQR; encoded by the coding sequence GTGCCGCGACCAGAGGGCGAGTTGGGGCCGGGAACTCCGGCGGTACTGGAATTCGCCGCCGGACTGCGGCTGCTGCGGGAGAAGGCCGGTCATCCGGGGTACCGGGAGCTGGCCCGCCGGGCCCACTTCTCCGCGACGACGCTGTCCGAGGCCGCCGGTGGCCGGCGACTGCCGACCCTCGCGGTCACCCTGGCGTACGTCGCCGCGTGCGGCGGGGACGCGACGGAGTGGGCGGAGCGGTGGCGGCGGATCGCCCGGGAGGAGTTGCCCGGCGACGGCACCCCCGGCGCCCTCGGCCGCAGCGACGACGCGCCGTACCAGGGGCTGCTGGCGTACGGGCCGGACCGGGCCGACTGGTTCTTCGGCCGGGAGGACGTGGTCGACGACCTGCGCCGGAGACTGTCCGACCGCCGGTTCGTGGCACTGTTCGGCGCCTCCGGCAGCGGCAAGTCCTCGGTACTGCGGGCCGGACTGGTGCCCTCGGTCACCGGCCGTCCGGAACAACCGCCGGTGCTGGTGCTGACCCCGGGGCCGGACCCGGTCGGCGAGTTGGCGGTGCACCTCGCCCGGCTGCTCCGGGTGCCGGCCGGGGCACTCCGGGCCGACCTCGGCACCGACCCGTCCCGGCTGCACCTCGCCGTACGCCAACTGCTCGCCGAGGCCGGCGGCACGGGAAGCGGGACCGGGTACGCCGCCGCCGAGGCCGACCTGTGGCTGGTGGTGGACCAGTTCGAGGAGATCTTCACGCTCTGTCGCGACCCGTCGGAGCGGGCCGGGTTCGTCACGGCGCTGCTGACCGCGACGGCCGCACCGGACAGCCGGCTTCGGGTGGTGCTCGGGGTCCGGGCCGACTTCTACGGCCGCTGCGTCGAGCTGCCGGAACTGGTGACGGCGTTGACCGACGCCCAGGTGCTGGTCGGCCCGATGACCGCCGCGCAGGTCCGGGACGCCGTGGTCCGGCCGGCCGAGCGGGCCGGGGCGATGGTCGAGGGCGTGCTGGTCTCCACCATCGTCGCGCAGGTCGCCGATCGGGCCGGGGCACTTCCGGTCGCCTCGCACGTGCTACTCGAAGCGTGGCGGCGGCGCCGGGGCAACGCGGTGACGCTGGCCGGCTACCAGGCGGCCGGCGGTGTGGACGGGGCGGTCGCGCAGACCGCCGAGCGGGTCTGGCAGGAGTTCGATCCCGACCGGCGGCGGGCGGCCCGGCACGTACTGCTCCGGATGGTGGAGATCGGCAGCGACGGGGACGGGCGGGGCGTCCATCACCGGGTGGACCGGGCCGAACTGCCGACCGCCCGCCGGGTGGACCGGACCGAACTGGACGAGACCGACGCGCTGACCACCGAGGTCCTGGAACGACTGGCCGAGGCCCGGTTGGTCACCCTCGACGACCGCTCGGTCCGGCTGGCCCACGAGGCACTGCTCGACGCGTGGCCCCGACTGCGTCGCTGGCTGGAGGAGGATCTCGACGGCGTACGGGTGCACCGGCAGCTCACCCAGGCCGCGGCGGTGTGGCGGTCACTCGGCCACGATCCCGGCGGACTGTACCGAGGGTTGGCGCTGTCCCGGGCCACGGCCTGGGCGGAGGCGCATCCGGCCGGGTTGACCGGTCCGGAACGGGAGTTCCTCGACGCCAGCCGGCACGCCGACGACCAGCGGGCGACCGTACGCCGGCACCGCCGACGGCTGCTCGGTGTCGCCCTGGCCGGGGTGGTCGCGGTGGTGACCGTACTGGCGTCGGTGGCGGTCGTCCAGGCCGGACAGGCCCGTGGCCAGCGTGACCTGGCGGTACGTCGCCAACTGGTGGCGGCCGCGCGGGCCCAGATGCCCCGCGATCCGCAGTTGGCGTTCCTGCTGGCCCGGCGGGCGTTCGAAGCGCGCCCCGACGCCGAGGCCGAGACGGTGCTCCGGCAGGCGACTCTCAACTGGCGCGGGGTGGCGACCCGACAGGTCTTCGACACCCGGCTGAAGAACGCCGCGTTGACCCCCGACGGCCGGTACGTCGTCGCCGCCCATCCGGAGGGCACCGTGTGGCGGTGGGACGCCAGCACCCCCGACCGGTCGCCGGTACGGCTGCCGGATCCGGGCCGCGACATGCATGCGCTGGCGATCAGCGGGGACGGCCGGTGGGTGGCCAGTGGTCACCACCATCCCGAGGTACGGCTCTGGGACGGCTCCGACCCGACCAGGGGTCCGATACTGCTGCCGGGACATCGCGGCCCGGTCCTGGACGTGCGGTTCAGTCCGGACGGTCGCCAACTGGCCACCGGGGACGGGGACGGGGCGATCCGGATCTGGACGCTTCCCGGGACACCTCGGGCCCGGGTCCTGCCGCACGGCGGGCGCGGTGGGACGTACTCGCTGGCCTGGTCGCCGGACGGGCGTCGGCTGGCCGCCGCCACCCTGGCCGCCCCGGCCCGGGTCTGGGACGTCACCGCCCCGGACCGCCCGCCGGTCGAGCTGCCCGAGTCCACCGGCAGCGCCGACGGGCTGCTGTTCAGTCCGGACAGCCGGCGGGTGGCCGGGGTGGACAACGTCGTCGCGGAGGGCAGCACGCTGCGGCTCTGGAACGTCGACGGGGACCCGCCGATGGTGCTCGGCCGGCTCCGGGGCGTACTTCCGGCGGTGTTCAGCCCGGACGGACGCCGGCTGGTCACGAAGAACAGCTACGGCGTGATCGCGTTCTGGGACACCAGCGGGACCGCCGAGCCGCTTCCACTGCGTGGACATGCCGGCGCGGTCTGCGCGATCACGCTGGCTCCGGACGGCCGCCTGGTCAGCGTCGGCGCCGACGGCACGGTCCGGTCCTGGGACGTCGGCGGCGGCTACCACCCGGCGATCACCCACCCGCACGACGGTCTCGTGCACGCGGCCCGGTTCAGCCCGGACGGACGGCACCTGGCCAGCGCCGGCATCTACGACGGTACGGTCCGGATCTGGCCGGTCCCGGCGACCGCTCCCGTCCCGCCGGCAGCCGCCTCCGTCCAGCAGAACAGCTCCGGCATCCCCGCTGAGAGCGACTCGGGCACGCCCGCCGAGAGCGGCTCGGGCACCCCCGTCGACCGGGACGGCGCCGGCGCCCCCGTCGTGCTCCCCGGGCACGCCGGGATGACGATGGACGTCGCCTTCACCCCGGACGGAACCCGGCTGGCCAGCCTCGACGCGGCCGGAACGGTACGGGTCTGGGACTGGCCCGGTGCCCGGCGGCTCGCCGCGTTCGAGGCCGGTCCGGCCAGCCGGATCACGTTCGCTCCGGACGGCCGACGGCTGCTGACCAGCGGCAGCGGCGGCATCCGGCTCTGGGAACAGCTCGACGGCGCCCGCCCGGCTCCGGTGGAACTGGCCTTGACCGGCTCCGGTGCGGCGTTCAGCCCCGACGGGACCCGACTGGCGACCGGCGCCGAGGACGGCACGGTAGAGGTCCGGGCCCTCGACGGTGGCACCGTCGCGACGCTGTCCGGTGGCACCGAGCCGGTGAGTTCGGTGTCGTTCAGCCCGGACGGCGAAGCCATCGCCGGACTCGGCCGGGACGGCACCATCCGGATCTGGCCGGCCGGCGGCGGGGCCCCGAGGGTCGTACTGGCCTCGGCCGGCCAGGGCACCGCCACCACCCGGCTCGCGTACACGCCCGACGGGCGGCACCTGGCGATCCTCGGTGGCGAGGAACTCACCGGGATCCAACTGTGGGCCGTCGACGGCGCCACCGAACCGGTCACCCTGCGTACGCTCGGCCCCGGGCCGCTGGGCTTCGGCTTCGCCCCGGACGGGGAGCGGATCGCCACCGTGCACTCCGACGGCTCGGTACGGATCTGGGCCTGTGACGTCTGCGGCCCGGTCGACCGGCTCCTCGCCGCCGCCGGAGCCCGAGCCACCCGCCCGTTCACCGCCGACGAGCGCCGTACCTTCCTGCTGGACTCGCTCCAGCGCTGA
- a CDS encoding PIN domain-containing protein: MAFVVVYDASVLYPNTLRDLLIRIAQSGLAQAKWTEQILDEMFAALQRQRPDLDQARLARTRTLMGTAVRDWRITGYDPLIDSLKLPDPDDRHVLAAAIRARAQVIVTSNLRHFPIEELRAWDIDPKSPDEFVRDQISLDRRVVYAAVQQIADSWRNPPGGVEDVLDRLERSGLGVSVAELRAGG, translated from the coding sequence ATGGCCTTCGTCGTCGTCTACGACGCCAGCGTCCTCTACCCGAACACTCTGCGTGATCTCCTCATCCGGATCGCGCAATCCGGCCTTGCGCAGGCGAAGTGGACCGAACAAATACTCGACGAGATGTTCGCGGCGCTTCAACGGCAACGACCGGACCTCGACCAGGCCAGGCTCGCACGGACCCGAACGCTGATGGGAACCGCCGTCCGCGACTGGAGGATCACCGGGTACGACCCGCTGATCGATTCGCTGAAGCTGCCCGACCCCGACGACAGACACGTACTCGCCGCCGCGATCCGGGCTCGTGCACAGGTCATCGTCACATCAAATCTGCGCCACTTTCCGATCGAGGAGCTGCGGGCCTGGGACATCGATCCCAAGTCGCCCGACGAGTTTGTACGTGACCAGATAAGCCTGGACCGACGCGTCGTGTACGCCGCCGTCCAACAGATCGCCGACTCGTGGCGAAACCCACCCGGTGGTGTCGAGGACGTACTCGACCGCCTAGAACGATCAGGGCTTGGGGTAAGCGTCGCGGAACTTCGGGCAGGGGGCTGA
- a CDS encoding excisionase family DNA-binding protein, with amino-acid sequence MSALTVNPVTPDPQSVAVAAAALTRVQAYLSSHEDSSATVRLVDDGESDQLVVPRGAVELLARVLAHMANGHGVSVVPAHAELTTQQAADLLNVSRPYLIGLLEAGEIEYRRVGTHRRVLAGSLLAYKHQDDARRRAAADELAGLAQDMDLS; translated from the coding sequence ATGTCGGCTCTGACAGTCAATCCGGTTACCCCGGACCCGCAGTCAGTGGCGGTGGCGGCTGCCGCGCTCACCCGGGTGCAGGCATACCTGAGCAGCCACGAGGACAGCTCGGCAACCGTGCGGCTGGTCGACGACGGTGAGAGCGACCAGCTCGTCGTGCCGCGTGGGGCCGTCGAGCTACTCGCCCGCGTCCTCGCCCACATGGCAAACGGCCACGGCGTCTCGGTCGTGCCCGCCCATGCCGAGCTGACCACGCAACAGGCCGCCGACCTGCTCAACGTCTCCCGGCCGTACCTGATCGGACTGCTGGAGGCAGGCGAGATCGAGTACCGGAGGGTCGGCACACACCGACGGGTACTCGCCGGATCCCTGCTGGCCTACAAACACCAGGATGACGCGCGCCGCCGGGCCGCCGCCGACGAGCTGGCGGGGCTGGCACAGGACATGGATCTGAGCTGA
- a CDS encoding methylated-DNA--[protein]-cysteine S-methyltransferase — MIGYTTMGSPFGALLLVGGEPTEGGGQAPLATVSFADAVDPAARPDWRSDPAALRDATRQLAEYFDGGRHEFDLPHIPQGTAFQQRVWAALDTIPYGTTVSYGELAARLGVPRDRIRAVGAAIGANPLLIVRPCHRVIGASGVLTGYAGGLDRKRDLLTLEGALQPQLV; from the coding sequence ATGATCGGGTACACGACGATGGGCAGCCCGTTCGGCGCGCTGTTGCTGGTCGGCGGCGAGCCGACCGAAGGAGGGGGCCAGGCGCCGCTGGCGACGGTCTCGTTCGCGGACGCCGTCGACCCGGCGGCGCGGCCCGACTGGCGTTCCGATCCGGCGGCCTTGCGCGACGCCACCCGGCAACTGGCCGAGTACTTCGACGGCGGGCGTCACGAGTTCGACCTCCCGCACATCCCGCAGGGCACCGCGTTCCAGCAGCGCGTGTGGGCGGCGCTCGACACGATTCCGTACGGGACCACGGTCAGCTACGGCGAGCTGGCGGCGCGACTCGGCGTACCCCGGGACCGGATCCGGGCGGTCGGCGCGGCGATCGGGGCCAACCCGCTGCTGATCGTGCGGCCCTGTCACCGGGTCATCGGCGCGAGCGGCGTGCTGACCGGCTATGCCGGTGGCCTGGACCGCAAGCGGGACCTGCTGACCCTGGAGGGCGCGCTGCAACCGCAGCTCGTCTGA